From the genome of Glycine max cultivar Williams 82 chromosome 2, Glycine_max_v4.0, whole genome shotgun sequence, one region includes:
- the LOC100776324 gene encoding receptor-like protein kinase FERONIA — MRNKTKPSPHIPLFTMKESDIVESSRYAISLVLHLFLLLLLFFHLITCNPINVPNKILLNCGSNEGSTFNGVNWIGDVGSSFLPPEYDKSSSTLLISSIKSRAPKVPYSTARITHSPLTYSFPSSPGLKFIRIYFLSSSYLKKMNLSKAYFSVKAGPYTLVSNFNPFNFAEELNLVFFTKDFLVNVGEENLKITFTPSPSISNAFAFVNGIEIFPVPHSIYFPSSMVPYLGHQEPFFINDEYALEILYRVSIASEYSADVENAFGTWLDDSNYISGSQSGSVLSITHRIVRMNFTTLTSKDYNYSAPEELYLTARTMGSNGDANMKYNLTWSFPVDSGFKYLVRLHFCEISTEVTQVHQKVFKVYINNETAEERMDVVALAGGPFTPLSRDFVVMVPSESGRRKDLWIALHPNLELKPTYADAMLNGIEIIKLSDSNLSLAAIFELRREQRKKKVPHVIIVAGAILGTILGLLTFFILIRRAWKKLKWGTSHILSSKSTRRSHKNIQPTVTSGHCRQFTLAEISIATSNFSEALVIGEGGFGKVYKGMMHDGVTPVAVKRSNPSSRQGFKEFQNEINVFSFCHLNLVSLLGYCQEGNELILVYEYMAHGPLCDHLYKKQKQPLPWIQRLKICVGAARGLHYLHTGTSQRVIHRDVKSANILLDQNWVAKVADFGLCRTVPSLYHSHVSTEVKGTLGYLDPEYYKRRKLTEKSDVYSFGVVLFEVLSGRPAVNPVAVEEESEKAGLAVWAMHCCQFGTIDQLVDPYLEGNIKPECLRAFVDIGIQCLADRSADRPTMGELLNSLERILLQDSLEEQEINAT; from the coding sequence ATGCGTAATAAAACTAAGCCTTCACCCCATATTCCTCTGTTCACTATGAAGGAATCCGACATAGTAGAGTCAAGTAGGTATGCCATTAGCTTGGTACTGCACctctttttgttgttgttactgTTCTTTCATTTAATCACTTGTAATCCAATTAATGTCCCAAATAAAATCCTCCTAAACTGTGGTTCTAATGAAGGATCAACATTCAATGGAGTAAATTGGATAGGAGATGTTGGCTCTAGTTTCTTGCCTCCGGAGTATGACAAGAGTTCATCAACACTCTTGATCTCAAGCATAAAGTCTCGAGCACCAAAAGTTCCATACTCAACAGCAAGAATAACTCATTCTCCTTTGACCTATTCATTCCCTTCCTCCCCTGGCCTTAAATTCATTCGTATTTACTTTCTCTCATCTTCATATCTGAAGAAGATGAACCTCTCCAAGGCTTATTTCTCCGTAAAAGCTGGTCCTTACACTCTTGTAAGTAATTTTAATCCATTTAATTTTGCAGAAGAGCTCAACTTGGTGTTTTTCACGAAGGATTTCTTAGTCAATGTTGGGGAAGAAAATCTAAAGATTACATTTACTCCATCTCCTTCAATTTCCAATGCATTTGCCTTTGTAAATGGCATTGAGATATTCCCAGTGCCACATAGTATATACTTTCCCAGTTCCATGGTTCCTTACCTTGGGCACCAGgaacctttttttattaatgatgaaTATGCTCTAGAGATTCTTTACCGGGTTAGCATCGCTAGTGAATATAGTGCAGATGTTGAAAATGCTTTTGGAACATGGTTGGATGATTCTAATTACATATCTGGTTCACAATCTGGAAGTGTCCTTAGTATAACGCACCGTATCGTTAGAATGAATTTCACCACTTTGACCTCAAAGGATTACAATTATTCAGCACCAGAAGAGCTATATTTGACTGCCAGGACAATGGGTAGCAATGGAGATGCTAACATGAAGTACAATTTAACATGGTCTTTCCCTGTTGATTCTGGATTCAAATACCTTGTCAGGCTTCATTTCTGTGAGATCTCCACAGAGGTAACGCAAGTACATCAAAAGGTGTTCAAGGTGTACATAAACAACGAAACAGCAGAGGAAAGGATGGACGTAGTTGCTTTGGCTGGTGGACCATTTACTCCGTTATCCAGGGACTTTGTTGTTATGGTTCCCTCAGAAAGTGGAAGAAGGAAAGATTTGTGGATCGCACTTCACCCTAACTTGGAGCTAAAACCAACATATGCTGATGCCATGCTGAATGGCATTGAGATCATCAAGTTAAGTGATAGCAATCTTAGTCTTGCGGCAATATTCGAACTAAGAAGggaacaaaggaagaagaaagttcCTCATGTCATTATTGTGGCTGGTGCTATTTTAGGTACCATTTTGGGACTGCTCACGTTTTTCATTCTTATCCGCAGAGCATGGAAAAAACTGAAGTGGGGAACTTCTCATATACTCTCATCAAAGTCGACTAGAAGAAGCCACAAAAACATTCAACCAACAGTGACCTCAGGTCATTGTCGTCAATTCACATTAGCAGAGATCAGCATAGCCACCAGCAACTTCAGTGAAGCTCTTGTCATTGGGGAGGGAGGCTTTGGAAAGGTGTACAAAGGCATGATGCATGATGGAGTTACTCCTGTGGCAGTAAAGCGCTCTAATCCTAGTTCTCGCCAAGGATTTAAGGAGTTTCAAAATGAGATCAATGTTTTCTCATTTTGTCACTTGAATTTAGTGTCACTGCTGGGATACTGCCAAGAAGGAAATGAACTGATACTTGTGTATGAATACATGGCTCATGGCCCTCTGTGTGATCATTTATATAAGAAACAGAAGCAGCCACTGCCTTGGATTCAGAGACTAAAGATTTGTGTTGGTGCCGCTCGAGGACTACATTATCTCCACACTGGCACGAGCCAACGGGTGATTCACCGTGATGTGAAGTCAGCAAACATATTATTAGATCAGAATTGGGTGGCCAAGGTTGCAGATTTTGGGTTGTGTCGAACAGTTCCCTCACTTTACCACTCACATGTTAGCACTGAGGTTAAAGGTACTTTAGGATATTTAGACCCTGAGTActataagagaagaaaactgACTGAAAAATCCGATGTGTATTCATTTGGAGTGGTTTTGTTTGAAGTGTTGAGTGGAAGACCAGCTGTGAATCCTGTGGCAGTGGAAGAGGAAAGTGAGAAAGCTGGGTTGGCTGTGTGGGCCATGCACTGTTGCCAGTTTGGAACTATTGATCAATTAGTTGATCCATATTTAGAAGGGAATATTAAGCCAGAATGCCTGAGGGCGTTTGTGGATATTGGCATCCAGTGCTTGGCTGATAGAAGTGCAGATAGGCCAACTATGGGAGAGTTGCTTAATAGTTTGGAGAGGATCCTTTTGCAGGATAGTTTAGAGGAACAAGAAATTAATGCAACTTAA
- the LOC100776859 gene encoding receptor-like protein kinase FERONIA, which translates to MMHRIMNTLTCSMYIFILYLLHLQLLVLADNASYVPSENIVLNCGSNVSNVVEYVDGRNWSGDIASPYMPSDADTKFLVARAPNTLQSIPEVPYMTARIFQSQFTYTFNVTPGPKFIRLHFYPASYLNLNLSNAFLSVSAANFTLLHNFSVSLNADYLNVNYFMKEFIVHVSGRVLELTFTPTYNASDAYAFVNGIEVVSMPLGLYSRGDDAPLPLVGHYPELVYIYNDSAMENICRLKVGGEQIPPKYDTGMFRTWDTDGAYILGSDTGIEPFNMSMPVLYDGNAPPYLAPADVYRTSRSMRTFEKGLVNLNYNMTWFFPVDSGFFYLVRLHFCEIYHGITRVNEVVFTVFLNNQTAEEQFDPIAWSGRPGVAIQRDYVVMVPKVNEAKQDLWLDLHPYKDSKPMMYYNSFSNGVEIFKLSNFDDRNLAGPNPSQSFVSGSDVKPHHVAQFKKSSEKLKFIIIGCGLGTVVLPILLCLVLFRLKVIRPRKVMSWCGLAVHTPNQIEKAKKSSFCSHFPIREIKVATNDFDEALLIGTGGFGSVYKGSFDGGATSVAIKRANPMSHQGVSEFETEILWLSQLRHANLVSLLGYCNEDGEMILVYDFMDNGTLYEHLHLRQRDQPPLSWIQRLEICIGVARGLHYLHTGTKHRIIHRDIKTTNILLDHNWVPKISDFGLSKAGYPSILITNVKGSIGYLDPECFQSHKLTEKSDLYSLGVVLLEILSTRPAVIVGEDDEHVNLAEWAMLCFENGNLEQIVDPNLKGNIVEECFELYLGFAMKCLAERGVERPSIGEVLQNLVLAMHLQKKGGVVPDGNVQRNDNSGLQGYSDLTPGVEFSEIMMPVGR; encoded by the coding sequence ATGATGCACAGAATTATGAATACTTTGACATGCTCTATGTACATTTTTATCTTGTATCTCTTACACCTACAACTCCTTGTACTTGCTGATAATGCCAGTTATGTTCCTTCGGAGAACATAGTTCTCAACTGCGGGTCCAACGTATCAAATGTTGTAGAATATGTTGATGGCAGGAATTGGAGTGGTGACATTGCATCACCCTATATGCCCTCCGATGCTGACACCAAGTTCCTGGTAGCCAGAGCCCCTAACACTCTTCAATCTATTCCTGAAGTTCCCTACATGACTGCTAGGATCTTTCAGTCTCAATTCACCTACACATTCAATGTAACCCCAGGTCCCAAATTCATTCGCCTTCACTTCTACCCAGCTTCCTACTTGAATCTCAACTTGTCCAATGCTTTCTTATCAGTAAGTGCTGCTAACTTCACTCTTCTCCATAACTTCAGTGTTTCCCTCAACGCTGATTACTTAAATGTAAACTATTTCATGAAAGAATTCATTGTCCATGTAAGTGGGAGAGTTTTAGAACTCACTTTCACCCCAACATATAATGCTTCTGATGCCTATGCATTTGTGAATGGGATTGAAGTTGTTTCAATGCCACTTGGTTTATACAGTCGTGGTGATGATGCTCCTCTTCCTTTAGTTGGTCACTATCCCGAGCTTGTGTACATCTATAATGATTCTGCCATGGAAAACATATGCAGATTGAAAGTAGGAGGCGAGCAAATTCCACCCAAATATGACACAGGCATGTTTCGCACTTGGGACACTGATGGTGCTTACATTTTAGGGAGTGATACTGGTATTGAACCCTTTAATATGAGCATGCCAGTTTTGTATGATGGTAATGCTCCACCATATTTAGCCCCGGCAGATGTCTACCGCACATCTCGTTCAATGCGTACTTTTGAAAAAGGCCTTGTCAATTTAAATTACAACATGACATGGTTTTTTCCCGTTGATTCAGGTTTTTTTTATCTAGTTAGGCTTCACTTCTGTGAAATTTATCACGGTATAACAAGGGTCAATGAGGTAGTTTTTACTgtgtttttaaataatcaaacaGCTGAAGAACAATTTGATCCAATTGCTTGGAGTGGGAGGCCAGGAGTTGCTATACAACGAGACTATGTCGTGATGGTTCCCAAAGTTAACGAGGCAAAGCAGGATTTGTGGCTTGATCTACACCCATACAAGGATTCTAAACCTATGATGTATTATAATTCTTTCTCGAATGGTGTGGAGATCTTTAAACTGAGCAATTTTGATGATAGGAATCTTGCAGGGCCCAACCCTTCTCAAAGCTTCGTGTCTGGATCAGATGTAAAGCCTCACCATGTTGCACAATTTAAGAAAAGTtcagagaaattaaaattcatcatAATTGGATGTGGACTTGGTACAGTGGTACTACCAATTCTCCTTTGCTTAGTTCTATTCAGGTTAAAGGTGATTAGACCTAGAAAGGTCATGTCATGGTGCGGTCTTGCTGTCCACACTCCTAATCAAATTGAAAAGGCAAAGAAGTCATCATTTTGCAGTCATTTCCCAATAAGAGAGATAAAAGTGGCAACAAATGACTTCGATGAGGCTCTACTTATAGGCACTGGTGGATTTGGAAGTGTTTACAAGGGTAGCTTTGATGGTGGGGCAACTTCTGTGGCCATAAAACGTGCCAATCCAATGTCACACCAAGGTGTTTCAGAATTCGAGACAGAGATCCTTTGGCTCTCACAGCTTAGGCATGCCAACCTAGTCTCACTTTTGGGTTACTGCAATGAAGATGGGGAGATGATATTGGTCTATGACTTCATGGACAATGGAACTCTATATGAACATCTTCATTTGAGGCAGAGAGATCAACCCCCTTTGTCTTGGATTCAACGTCTTGAGATATGCATTGGAGTTGCAAGGGGTTTACACTACCTACACACTGGCACAAAGCACAGGATCATCCACCGTGACATAAAGACAACCAACATACTCTTAGATCATAATTGGGTGCCAAAAATTTCAGATTTTGGTTTGTCAAAGGCAGGTTACCCTTCCATACTCATCACCAATGTCAAGGGTAGTATTGGTTACCTAGATCCTGAGTGTTTTCAAAGCCACAAGTTGACTGAGAAATCTGATCTATACTCACTTGGGGTGGTGTTACTCGAGATTCTAAGCACAAGGCCTGCGGTAATTGTAGGTGAAGATGATGAGCATGTAAACTTGGCCGAATGGGCTATGTTGTGCTTTGAGAATGGCAACTTGGAGCAAATAGTTGACCCCAACTTGAAAGGAAACATAGTTGAAGAGTGCTTTGAGTTATATTTAGGATTTGCAATGAAATGTTTGGCTGAAAGAGGGGTGGAGAGGCCATCCATTGGTGAAGTGCTACAGAACCTTGTTTTAGCGATGCATCTTCAGAAAAAGGGTGGTGTTGTCCCCGATGGAAATGTTCAAAGAAATGATAATTCTGGTTTACAGGGTTATTCAGATTTGACACCTGGGGTCGAGTTCTCTGAAATCATGATGCCTGTTGGTCGGTGA
- the LOC100812666 gene encoding putative ribonuclease H protein At1g65750-like, translating to MSEDGIDYGGIVTAVIAAAAVVTIVRCLFAAMVAIARCLYAAMIAIARSLYGNTKRQQESFDEHEETEDDEESEEADNGKWKKPESGWVKLNVDGSRIHEEPASAGCGGVIRDEWGTWCVGFDQKLDPNICRQAHYTELQAILTGLKVAREDMINVEKLVVESDSEPAVNMVKSRLGYKYHRPEYKVVQDINRLLKDPKWLARLDYVPRKANRVANYLAKRVCKPSSPHDHHHFSKYPCPPDYDCEKIFLEDNN from the exons ATGAGTGAAGATGGCATTGACTACGGCGGAATTGTGACGGCGGTTATAGCAGCTGCTGCGGTGGTCACCATAGTCAGATGTTTATTTGCTGCCATGGTTGCCATAGCCAGATGTTTATATGCCGCAATGATCGCCATAGCCAGAAGTTTATATGGCAACACTAAGCGACAACAAGAGTCATTCGATGAGCACGAAGAAACTGAGGATGACGAAGAATCTGAGGAGGCAgacaat GGGAAATGGAAGAAACCTGAGAGTGGTTGGGTGAAGCTGAATGTGGATGGTTCACGTATTCATGAAGAACCCGCCTCTGCGGGTTGTGGTGGGGTTATAAGGGACGAATGGGGAACATGGTGCGTGGGCTTTGATCAGAAATTGGACCCCAACATTTGTCGACAAGCCCATTATACAGAGTTACAAGCTATTCTAACGGGCCTGAAGGTGGCTCGGGAGGACATGATCAATGTGGAAAAACTGGTTGTGGAGTCAGACAGTGAGCCCGCGGTGAACATGGTGAAGAGTAGGCTTGGGTACAAGTATCATCGTCCAGAGTATAAGGTTGTTCAAGACATAAATAGGCTTCTTAAAGATCCTAAGTGGCTAGCGAGGTTGGATTATGTTCCTAGGAAAGCTAATCGAGTCGCTAATTACCTCGCCAAGCGTGTTTGTAAACCGTCTTCTcctcatgatcatcatcatttCAGCAAGTATCCTTGTCCCCCGGATTACGATTGTGAAAAGATTTTCTTGGAGGATAACAATTGA
- the LOC100526921 gene encoding uncharacterized isoform X1 produces the protein MSGSNDGSGSWSSRFLKVASAAAATAAVAGGLYAILSSSTSASSEMEVPFGSARRESKERDDGGSGSHPREGATTVSRWKKPEIGWVKLNVDGSRDPYKSSSAGCGGVLRDASAKWLRGFAKKLNPTYAVHQTELEAILTGLKVASEMNVKKLIVESDSDSVVSMVENGVKPNHPDYGVVELIRTKRRRFDWEVRFVSVSNKANRVADRLANDARKLACDDVCEEYLHPPANCNQLLLEDEIGCESF, from the exons ATGAGTGGTAGCAACGATGGTAGCGGCAGCTGGAGCTCTAGGTTTTTGAAGGTGGCTAGTGCAGCTGCCGCTACAGCCGCCGTTGCCGGCGGTTTATATGCCATTCTTTCATCCTCAACCTCTGCTAGCTCTGAGATGGAAGTGCCGTTTGGCAGCGCACGGCGTGAGAGCAAAGAACGTGACGATGGTGGCTCCGGGTCTCATCCTCGCGAGGGTGCCACCACG GTCAGTCGTTGGAAGAAACCTGAGATTGGTTGGGTGAAGCTGAACGTGGATGGTTCACGCGACCCATACAAAAGTTCCTCCGCTGGTTGTGGTGGTGTTCTGAGGGACGCATCAGCAAAGTGGCTCCGTGGCTTTGCTAAAAAACTGAACCCTACTTATGCAGTGCACCAGACAGAGTTAGAAGCCATTCTCACGGGCTTGAAGGTGGCTTCAGAGATGAATGTTAAGAAACTAATTGTGGAGTCAGACAGTGACTCTGTGGTGAGCATGGTGGAGAATGGGGTTAAGCCCAATCACCCTGACTATGGTGTCGTGGAACTTATAAGGACGAAGCGGCGTCGTTTTGACTGGGAAGTGAGGTTTGTTTCTGTCTCCAACAAGGCGAATCGTGTGGCTGATAGGCTCGCCAACGATGCTCGGAAATTGgcttgtgatgatgtttgtgaggAGTATCTTCATCCCCCGGCTAACTGTAACCAGTTGCTCTTGGAGGATGAGATAGGCTGTGAGAGCTtttag
- the LOC100778452 gene encoding OmpH and DnaJ domain-containing protein: MMGKRVSREHFQPRPCSGKTENLKNTVFIDVDDQVDDVDVVIIDYKEFMSKSHGSGASSRDRVCTPQSVISIDDDDDEESDDAEFPGGVAGGVGELDSDACSSKRSPPDPSGLRNSVHIDVVDDSGVCGKESESDELKCRKACSTNGTGGCRYGVDWGDSESESDCSDCELMDREQWEKISLKRKRSVFNDQSCYDEHASSSGLHCNNNVYLDVDEENMTKENARGTAYSGPTNGEYVKENQSSFSVKGDSQVDGICFNNGAKNSFKDSDEKVEWETFKSSLFESTEEMQSLHQSSDIEHGKSTRNKDFSPCTQYNNNYNFCSDVTGVSRSQEACRRQLSNTGSTLKSKDGNLFDLNYESAYVDEGQVDCDGLASNDQDCGLTASNEKDIINEREKLKETDEYKQAMEEEWASRQRQLQIQAEEVQRLRKRRKAEKRLLDMQRRQKERIEEVRETQKKDEEVMNLKEQLRVEIQKGLNQLEMRCHDMPSLLRGLGIQVGGSFIPLPNEVHAAYKRALLKFHPDRASKTDVRAQVEAEEKFKLISRLKEKFGMTSCH, encoded by the exons ATGATGGGAAAACGTGTCTCAAGAGAGCACTTTCAACCCAGGCCGTGTTCTGGGAAGACAGAGAATTTAAAAAACACCGTGTTTATTGATGTAGATGATCAAGTTGATGATGTGGATGTGGTGATCATAGATTACAAAGAGTTCATGTCTAAATCACATGGATCTGGTGCGTCGAGTAGAGACAGGGTATGTACGCCGCAGAGTGTTATTAGCATTGATGATGACGATGACGAGGAAAGTGATGATGCGGAGTTTCCCGGAGGTGTTGCTGGAGGTGTTGGGGAATTGGATAGCGATGCCTGCTCTAGTAAAAGGTCTCCTCCAGACCCAAGTGGCTTGCGGAATTCTGTACACATAGATGTTGTTGATGATAGTGGTGTTTGTGGAAAGGAGTCTGAATCTGATGAGCTAAAATGTAGGAAAGCATGCTCTACAAATGGTACTGGCGGATGTCGCTATGGTGTCGATTGGGGTGACAGTGAGTCAGAGAGTGATTGCTCTGATTGTGAACTCATGGATCGTGAACAGTGGGAAAAGATTTCTCTTAAGAGAAAGCGCAGTGTGTTTAATGACCAATCTTGTTATGATGAGCATGCCAGTTCTTCTGGATTACATTGTAATAATAATGTATACCTTGATGTTGACGAGGAAAATATGACCAAAGAGAATGCTAGAGGCACCGCATATTCTGGTCCCACCAATGGTGAATATGTTAAGGAGAATCAATCTTCCTTTTCTGTTAAGGGTGATAGTCAAGTAGATGGGATTTGTTTTAATAATGGGGCAAAAAATTCTTTCAAGGATTCTGATGAGAAAGTTGAGTGGGAGACTTTTAAATCTTCTTTGTTTGAATCCACAGAGGAAATGCAATCATTGCATCAAAGTTCTGATATTGAGCATGGAAAAAGTACAAGAAACAAAGATTTCTCTCCCTGCACCCAGTATAATAATAACTACAATTTCTGTAGTGATGTTACTGGTGTTTCAAGGAGCCAAGAAGCATGTAGAAGGCAGCTTAGCAATACTGGATCTACACTGAAGAGTAAAGATGgcaatttatttgatttgaattatgAAAGTGCCTATGTTGATGAAGGACAAGTTGATTGTGATGGGCTTGCTTCAAATGATCAAGATTGTGGTCTTACTGCTTCAAATGAGAAAGATATAATTAATGAAAGAGAAAAGCTTAAGGAGACTGATGAATATAAACAAGCAATGGAAGAGGAATGGGCATCTAGGCAGCGGCAATTGCAAATTCAG GCAGAGGAAGTACAAAGATTACGCAAAAGAAGAAAGGCTGAAAAGCGCTTACTGGATATGCAAAGAAGGCAAAAAGAACGTATTGAAGAAGTGAGAGAGACACAGAAGAAG GATGAAGAAGTTATGAACCTGAAGGAGCAATTGCGGGTTGAAATACAGAAGGGGCTTAATCAATTGGAGATGCGATGCCATGATATGCCCTCACTGCTTCGTGGCTTAGGAATACAAGTGGGAGGAAGCTTTATCCCTTTGCCAAATGAG GTGCATGCAGCCTATAAACGTGCGTTGCTTAAGTTTCATCCAGACCGTGCATCAAAAACTGACGTTCGTGCTCAGGTTGAGGCTGAGGAGAAGTTCAAGCTCATCTCTCGTTTGAAGGAAAAGTTTGGGATGACTTCATGTCACTAA
- the LOC102666246 gene encoding uncharacterized protein, with protein MDSGVEFPGFQIYSHKDEFAFRGSMMSRLQKRAPCPLQIKPTTTVIISSACNGAQNSVGAASTSSSTSSSLNSFFTSKDPIPLLSPLVVLESTSIREENTAKSH; from the coding sequence ATGGACTCAGGAGTTGAGTTTCCTGGTTTCCAGATTTACAGTCATAAAGATGAGTTTGCATTCAGAGGGTCCATGATGAGTAGGCTACAAAAGAGAGCTCCATGTCCACTTCAGATAAAGCCTACTACTACTGTGATAATATCCTCTGCTTGCAATGGAGCACAGAACTCAGTGGGGGCTGCTTCAACTTCCTCTTCAACTTCATCTTCATTAAATTCCTTCTTCACTAGTAAAGATCCGATACCTCTTCTTTCTCCTCTTGTGGTGCTTGAATCCACCTCCATCAGAGAAGAAAACACTGCAAAATCACATTGA